One part of the Herpetosiphonaceae bacterium genome encodes these proteins:
- the thyX gene encoding FAD-dependent thymidylate synthase, translating to MKIDVLDRGSVELLDKMGSDLTTVESARVSFLKGATELGEREARLVKYLAEHEHTSPFRHAQLMFRFKAPLFCARQLWKHIVGITPEFDLEDQFTGFSGGFKDTGWNEACLTGDTEITFLQGGIRVSPYKLRLDQIVEMWQVPWRRERLQRRPLRVLNEQNGAFETSYVKEVYERGVQDVYEVVFSNNKRLRCTASHRFLTDKGWMTLGSALELQCLSNGVVAFRTDRKFVANGLPVAGNGKYRDREWMEEQRKQGRSVQEIADLAECTYHTVRKWLRIHNLKFAPEETYFKPGQRPWNVGKRYKFGPNPFSPELLAKVRKARSGAASNFWKGGVTPERKNIERWTTEQGPNVHAKFDYTCQQCGKRGGKLHSHHIIPVWYDATKARDFDNLVSLCHECHRRIHTENRELEFAEAYLGDNQITIDHSRQPKKASPRRVVPHLVDVVNVTYIGKLPTYDIEVETHHNFVANGMVVHNSGRYVELQDEFYIPEIWRAQSASNKQGSAGPLAEQTGAAEAYRQGLEAAYAAYQRMRELGVAKEQARIVLPQSIYTQWIWTGSLQAFLHVVDLRTKPDAQWETQQYGLAVQTILAEYFPVCLEKWEQRKH from the coding sequence ATGAAGATCGACGTTCTCGATCGCGGCTCGGTCGAGCTGCTCGATAAAATGGGCTCGGATCTTACCACCGTCGAGTCGGCTCGTGTCAGCTTTCTCAAAGGCGCAACCGAGCTTGGCGAGCGCGAAGCGCGGCTGGTTAAATACCTGGCCGAGCACGAGCACACCAGCCCGTTTCGTCATGCGCAGCTGATGTTCCGATTCAAAGCGCCCCTTTTCTGCGCCAGACAGCTTTGGAAGCATATCGTTGGCATCACGCCTGAGTTCGATCTGGAAGATCAGTTTACCGGATTCAGCGGCGGTTTCAAAGATACGGGCTGGAATGAGGCTTGCCTTACGGGAGATACCGAGATCACCTTTCTTCAAGGTGGCATTCGTGTTAGTCCGTACAAATTGCGGCTCGACCAAATTGTCGAGATGTGGCAGGTACCGTGGCGTAGAGAAAGGCTACAGCGAAGACCATTACGTGTTCTGAATGAACAAAACGGCGCGTTTGAAACATCCTATGTCAAAGAAGTATATGAGCGTGGCGTGCAAGATGTCTATGAAGTTGTGTTTTCCAACAACAAGCGTCTACGATGCACCGCTAGCCATCGATTCTTGACTGATAAGGGATGGATGACGTTAGGATCTGCGCTTGAGTTGCAATGCTTATCAAACGGTGTCGTAGCTTTTCGTACCGATCGTAAGTTCGTAGCTAATGGATTGCCTGTAGCAGGTAATGGTAAATATCGTGATAGAGAATGGATGGAGGAGCAACGTAAACAAGGTAGATCTGTTCAAGAGATCGCGGATTTAGCAGAATGTACATACCACACGGTACGCAAATGGCTCAGAATTCATAACCTGAAGTTTGCGCCAGAAGAGACTTACTTCAAGCCTGGTCAACGACCGTGGAATGTAGGCAAACGGTACAAATTTGGCCCAAACCCCTTTTCTCCTGAATTGTTAGCAAAGGTGAGAAAAGCCAGGTCGGGCGCTGCATCTAACTTCTGGAAAGGAGGAGTAACACCCGAACGAAAAAATATTGAACGCTGGACGACGGAACAGGGGCCAAACGTTCATGCAAAATTCGATTACACCTGCCAGCAGTGCGGAAAGCGTGGTGGTAAACTACATTCACACCACATTATTCCAGTTTGGTATGATGCGACAAAGGCTCGTGATTTTGATAATCTGGTTAGCTTATGTCACGAATGCCACCGCCGCATACACACCGAAAATCGAGAATTGGAGTTCGCTGAAGCATATCTAGGCGATAATCAAATAACCATCGATCATTCACGCCAACCTAAGAAAGCATCTCCACGGAGAGTTGTTCCGCATCTGGTAGATGTCGTAAATGTTACGTATATCGGCAAATTGCCCACGTACGACATTGAAGTGGAAACTCACCATAACTTTGTTGCGAACGGTATGGTCGTTCACAACAGCGGCAGATATGTCGAGTTGCAGGACGAGTTCTACATTCCAGAGATCTGGCGCGCGCAATCGGCCAGCAACAAGCAGGGCAGCGCCGGGCCGCTGGCGGAGCAGACGGGCGCGGCGGAGGCGTACCGGCAGGGGTTGGAGGCCGCGTATGCCGCCTACCAGCGCATGCGCGAGCTAGGCGTCGCCAAGGAGCAGGCGCGCATCGTGCTGCCGCAGAGCATCTATACGCAGTGGATCTGGACCGGCAGCCTTCAGGCGTTCCTGCACGTCGTCGATCTGCGCACCAAGCCCGACGCCCAGTGGGAGACGCAGCAGTACGGCCTCGCCGTGCAGACGATCCTGGCCGAGTATTTTCCTGTCTGTCTCGAAAAGTGGGAGCAGCGCAAACATTGA
- a CDS encoding cyclodeaminase/cyclohydrolase family protein — protein sequence MMEERTLDISVPAFLDALASGAPAPGGGGAAAVAGAMGAALVSMVCNLTIGRKRYEQAADEMREILDRAESLRAELQQLAEDDVAAFNRLSAAYKLPRVTDADIAIRRDAIQASLKRATEVPLRTARAAAAILPLCSPVAERGNQAAVSDIGVAVLLAQAAVRSALLNVEINLRTIEDALYNNQVRAEVGRLTENLSAEAEQINQLVASKIKGE from the coding sequence ATGATGGAAGAACGAACACTTGATATATCGGTCCCTGCGTTTCTGGATGCTCTGGCGAGCGGCGCACCGGCTCCCGGCGGCGGCGGGGCGGCGGCAGTTGCGGGCGCGATGGGCGCGGCGCTCGTCAGCATGGTCTGCAACCTGACGATCGGGCGAAAGCGCTACGAGCAGGCGGCGGACGAGATGCGCGAGATCCTCGATCGGGCGGAGTCGCTGCGGGCCGAGCTACAGCAGCTTGCCGAGGATGATGTCGCGGCGTTCAACCGCTTATCGGCGGCATACAAGCTACCACGTGTCACCGACGCCGATATTGCGATCCGGCGTGATGCGATTCAGGCATCGTTGAAGCGGGCGACAGAAGTTCCACTGCGGACGGCACGTGCGGCGGCGGCGATCTTGCCGCTCTGCTCGCCGGTTGCGGAGCGCGGCAACCAGGCGGCGGTCAGCGATATTGGCGTAGCCGTGCTGCTGGCTCAGGCAGCGGTACGCAGCGCGCTGCTCAACGTCGAGATCAACCTACGAACGATTGAGGACGCGCTGTACAACAATCAGGTTCGCGCCGAGGTTGGGCGTCTGACCGAGAACCTGAGTGCCGAGGCCGAGCAGATCAACCAGCTTGTGGCGAGCAAGATCAAGGGCGAGTGA
- a CDS encoding cyclic nucleotide-binding domain-containing protein: MNGTAANASSDQPARTRVAELQQLDSMQNLPLAEVRLLAEQAILRVFEPQTTVISEGDPARHLFLILSGAAEQTMRDHEGEDVILALMGRGDLFGEGSLFGLRYRRTSVQSVTRLYVLQFKAAALQPHADQLPQFFSSLRMCFRERLLQTTLARVSLLAPLTPVERLDISQQLDDQRVERDTEIIRAGGVSEGLYIIAEGQAVVIHNDRKIAVLEPGDVFGEMSLLDDEPHEATIVALTPVHLLILPRYTFDYLMARRADVAEGLAQLAQQRRRRDRKPEHITTMERLIETGIVRGKMALARQPELCDPDCRRCEDACGTRFGLPRLGFSGQMFDTLEAADTCRHCQWGAECVEACPEDAFRLNQEGHLIVTDRCTGCGACVDACPYHAINQVPIYPASNTLLGWLLRHTRHVEPVLLRANKCDACHGYDDHACISACPTGALQWIPVEQLLQTSAERHQDDLVRAH, translated from the coding sequence ATGAATGGAACTGCCGCCAATGCGTCGTCTGATCAGCCTGCCCGTACTCGCGTCGCCGAACTCCAGCAGCTTGATTCGATGCAAAACCTGCCGCTCGCAGAGGTCCGGCTGCTGGCCGAGCAGGCGATCCTGCGTGTGTTCGAGCCGCAGACAACGGTCATCAGCGAGGGCGATCCCGCTCGTCATCTGTTCCTGATTTTAAGCGGCGCTGCCGAGCAAACCATGCGCGATCACGAGGGCGAGGATGTGATCCTGGCGCTGATGGGTCGCGGCGACCTCTTCGGCGAGGGCAGCCTCTTCGGCCTGCGCTACCGGCGCACAAGCGTGCAGAGCGTAACCCGGCTCTATGTGCTGCAATTCAAAGCCGCCGCGCTCCAGCCCCACGCCGATCAGCTTCCCCAGTTCTTTAGCTCGCTGCGGATGTGTTTTCGCGAACGCCTGCTGCAAACCACGCTCGCGCGCGTATCGCTGCTTGCTCCGCTCACACCGGTCGAGCGCCTCGACATCTCGCAGCAGCTCGACGATCAGCGCGTCGAGCGTGATACCGAGATCATTCGCGCGGGCGGCGTGAGCGAGGGCCTGTATATCATTGCCGAGGGCCAGGCCGTCGTGATCCACAACGACCGCAAGATCGCCGTGCTTGAGCCGGGCGATGTCTTCGGCGAGATGTCGCTGCTCGACGACGAGCCGCACGAAGCGACGATCGTCGCGCTGACGCCGGTTCACCTGCTGATTCTACCCCGATACACCTTCGATTACCTGATGGCTCGTCGCGCCGATGTGGCCGAGGGACTGGCTCAGCTTGCCCAGCAGCGCAGACGCCGCGACCGTAAGCCTGAGCATATCACGACGATGGAGCGTTTGATCGAGACAGGGATTGTTCGCGGCAAGATGGCGCTGGCTCGTCAGCCGGAGCTATGCGATCCCGACTGTCGGCGCTGCGAGGATGCCTGTGGCACACGCTTCGGCCTGCCACGGCTCGGTTTCAGCGGGCAGATGTTCGATACGCTTGAGGCCGCCGATACCTGCCGCCATTGCCAGTGGGGCGCGGAGTGCGTCGAGGCCTGCCCGGAGGATGCGTTTCGCCTTAACCAGGAGGGTCATCTGATCGTTACCGACCGCTGTACGGGCTGCGGCGCGTGCGTCGATGCCTGCCCCTATCACGCGATCAATCAGGTTCCGATCTACCCGGCCTCGAATACCCTGCTCGGCTGGCTGCTGCGTCATACCAGACATGTCGAGCCGGTGCTGCTGCGCGCCAATAAATGCGATGCGTGTCACGGCTACGACGATCACGCCTGCATCAGCGCGTGCCCTACCGGCGCGTTGCAGTGGATTCCGGTTGAGCAGCTTTTACAGACGAGCGCCGAGCGCCACCAGGACGATCTGGTACGCGCTCATTAA
- a CDS encoding sulfite exporter TauE/SafE family protein: MSLVMQLLLVGLAAGIAGGMFGIGGGAIMVPAMVLLLGLNQKFATGTSIAAQIFPIGILGAFVYYREGNMDIKQAVYLAIGLIIGNLLGALFANQPYISNDLMKKLYGWFLLLIGARYLVWDYVYRAYIASR; this comes from the coding sequence ATGTCACTCGTTATGCAACTCTTGCTGGTTGGTCTGGCAGCCGGGATCGCAGGTGGGATGTTCGGCATCGGCGGCGGCGCGATTATGGTTCCGGCAATGGTCTTGTTGCTGGGGCTGAACCAAAAGTTCGCGACGGGCACATCGATCGCCGCACAGATTTTTCCGATCGGCATCCTGGGCGCGTTCGTCTACTACCGCGAAGGCAACATGGACATCAAGCAGGCGGTCTATCTGGCGATTGGTCTGATCATCGGCAATCTGCTGGGAGCGCTGTTTGCGAACCAGCCCTACATCTCCAACGATCTGATGAAGAAGTTGTACGGCTGGTTTCTGCTGCTGATCGGCGCGCGCTATCTGGTCTGGGATTATGTCTATCGAGCGTATATCGCTTCGCGCTAA
- a CDS encoding aminotransferase class I/II-fold pyridoxal phosphate-dependent enzyme, translating into MSYERSDRWRFDTRLVHEGEYLPTEGARPTAMPIFATSTFVHPSAEALDQAFDENGLVYARYGNPTVGGFEQAVAAIEAGVGAVAFGSGMAAIYVALLAAGTPRGGMQPEPCSILAAQDLYGSTRTLLLQFFDAQGWPVTFCDMTDLDTVAEAMKARPAIVFLEPISNPLLKIFDIARIVELARAAGARVVVDNTLASPVLLRPIEHGVDLVVHSATKYLGGHGDVLGGVVTARTNLLLDTLRRYGKLLGTTLGPQEARLLSRGLKTLSLRVRQQCSNAEAVARWLQTQPNVARVYYPGLPEHPQHGLAAQLFGGLFGGMVSFDLRPTERRAAFAFMDALKMVLPATTLGDVFSLVSYSAQSSHRDLPPQERQAQGIGDGLLRLSIGIEDADDIIDDLAHALAAVSERISP; encoded by the coding sequence ATGAGTTACGAGCGCAGCGATCGGTGGCGCTTCGATACGCGGCTGGTGCATGAGGGCGAGTATCTGCCGACCGAGGGAGCGCGTCCAACGGCCATGCCGATTTTTGCAACCTCGACCTTTGTGCATCCAAGCGCCGAGGCACTCGACCAGGCCTTTGACGAAAACGGGCTGGTCTACGCGCGCTACGGCAACCCGACCGTCGGCGGCTTCGAGCAGGCGGTCGCGGCGATCGAGGCGGGCGTTGGCGCGGTGGCATTCGGGTCGGGCATGGCGGCGATCTATGTGGCGCTGCTGGCGGCGGGCACGCCGCGCGGCGGAATGCAGCCGGAGCCGTGCTCGATCCTCGCGGCGCAGGACTTGTACGGCTCGACGCGCACGCTGCTGCTGCAATTTTTCGACGCGCAGGGCTGGCCCGTCACGTTCTGCGATATGACAGACCTGGACACGGTGGCGGAGGCGATGAAGGCGCGTCCGGCAATCGTCTTTTTGGAGCCGATCTCGAATCCGCTGCTCAAGATCTTCGACATCGCGCGGATCGTGGAGCTCGCGCGCGCGGCGGGCGCGCGGGTAGTGGTGGATAACACGCTGGCCTCGCCGGTGCTGCTGCGTCCGATCGAGCACGGCGTCGATCTGGTGGTGCATAGCGCAACCAAGTATCTAGGCGGGCACGGCGATGTGCTTGGCGGCGTGGTGACGGCGCGGACGAACCTACTGCTGGATACGTTGCGACGGTACGGCAAGCTGCTGGGGACGACACTAGGGCCGCAGGAGGCGCGGCTGCTGAGCCGGGGCCTTAAAACATTGAGCCTGCGGGTGCGCCAGCAGTGTTCCAATGCAGAAGCGGTCGCGCGCTGGCTGCAAACACAGCCGAATGTCGCGCGCGTGTACTATCCGGGCCTGCCTGAGCATCCACAACATGGCTTAGCAGCGCAGTTATTCGGCGGGCTTTTCGGCGGCATGGTTTCGTTCGATCTCCGGCCCACTGAGCGGCGGGCGGCATTTGCGTTCATGGATGCGCTCAAAATGGTGCTACCGGCAACCACGCTCGGCGATGTGTTCTCATTGGTATCGTACTCGGCACAGTCGTCGCACCGCGATCTTCCGCCGCAGGAGCGGCAGGCGCAGGGCATCGGCGACGGGCTGCTCCGGCTGTCGATCGGCATCGAAGACGCGGACGACATCATCGACGATCTGGCGCATGCACTGGCAGCGGTGAGCGAACGAATTTCGCCCTGA
- a CDS encoding glycogen synthase → MMPDQLKILILSAEVVPFAKTGGLADVAGALPKALKALGHDVRVVMPRYGKISPESFGLEHEAGPFAVALDSTTEEAALLRGAISSKTGDVPIYFVENRRLYDRDGIFMYPDDAERFVFFCRAALEGVRMLNWQPDVVHCHDWPTAIVPNWLKTIYAQDPFFADTGSVYTIHNLAYQGIFGYRVLEVAGLAAYGFIVHPDIPHLNDVVDFMGRGIYYADIINTVSETYAQEILTPQFGEGLDPLLRERRDRLFGVLNGIDWETFNPETDPSIEAHYYRSDLDGKRSCKQTLQRVFDLEQNGERPIIGMVSRLADQKGLDLISAIGEEVLKLTPAQLVVVGTGDQRYHDFFLSLRQRYPTRVGVEFTFNADLSRKVYAGSDVYLMPSRLEPCGLGQLISLRYGTIPVVRDTGGLADTVHDWDPRSHSGNGFVFHEYDHMALFVAIVRALETYKYRDTWRELMLHAMSADHSWEASARRYVDLYQRALVSRRQKR, encoded by the coding sequence ATGATGCCGGATCAACTCAAAATACTGATCTTATCCGCCGAAGTCGTGCCGTTTGCCAAGACCGGCGGATTGGCCGATGTAGCAGGCGCGCTGCCGAAAGCGCTTAAAGCGCTCGGCCACGATGTGCGGGTGGTCATGCCGCGCTACGGGAAGATCAGCCCTGAAAGCTTCGGTTTGGAGCATGAGGCCGGGCCATTCGCGGTGGCGCTTGATTCGACGACTGAAGAGGCAGCATTGCTCCGTGGCGCTATTTCGAGCAAGACAGGCGATGTACCGATCTATTTTGTCGAGAATCGGCGGCTCTACGACCGCGATGGGATCTTTATGTATCCCGATGATGCCGAGCGCTTCGTCTTCTTTTGCCGCGCGGCGCTAGAGGGCGTACGCATGCTGAACTGGCAGCCGGATGTCGTCCATTGCCACGACTGGCCGACCGCGATCGTTCCTAACTGGCTCAAGACGATCTATGCCCAAGATCCGTTCTTTGCCGACACCGGCTCGGTCTATACGATCCACAATCTGGCCTACCAGGGAATCTTCGGCTACCGGGTACTGGAGGTGGCGGGCCTTGCGGCCTATGGCTTTATCGTTCACCCTGACATCCCGCATCTCAACGATGTGGTCGATTTCATGGGACGCGGTATCTACTACGCCGACATCATCAACACGGTGAGCGAGACATATGCCCAGGAGATATTGACGCCCCAGTTTGGCGAGGGGCTGGATCCGCTGCTCCGCGAGCGCCGCGATCGGCTGTTCGGTGTGCTCAACGGCATCGATTGGGAGACGTTCAATCCTGAAACCGATCCGTCGATCGAGGCACACTACTATCGATCGGATCTGGACGGCAAGCGTAGCTGTAAGCAAACGTTGCAGCGTGTATTTGACCTGGAGCAGAACGGCGAGCGACCGATCATCGGCATGGTTTCCCGTCTGGCGGATCAAAAAGGCCTTGATCTGATCAGCGCCATCGGCGAGGAGGTGCTGAAGCTAACGCCCGCTCAGCTTGTCGTGGTCGGCACCGGCGATCAGCGCTACCACGATTTCTTTCTGAGTTTGCGCCAGCGCTATCCGACGCGCGTCGGTGTTGAGTTCACGTTCAACGCCGATCTCAGCCGTAAAGTTTATGCGGGCTCCGATGTCTATCTGATGCCGTCGCGCCTTGAGCCGTGCGGCCTGGGCCAGCTTATCAGCCTGCGCTACGGCACGATTCCGGTTGTGCGCGACACGGGCGGACTTGCCGACACGGTACACGACTGGGACCCGCGCAGCCATAGCGGCAACGGCTTTGTCTTCCACGAGTACGATCACATGGCGCTGTTCGTGGCAATCGTTCGGGCGCTGGAGACGTACAAGTACCGCGATACCTGGCGCGAGCTGATGCTGCATGCCATGAGCGCCGACCATTCCTGGGAGGCATCGGCGCGGCGCTACGTCGACCTCTATCAGCGCGCGCTCGTCAGCCGTCGCCAGAAACGCTAG
- a CDS encoding ParA family protein gives MIIAVANQKGGVGKTTTAINVGGYAAKSGRRVLVVDMDPQGNAATCLGVAKHTLDQTVGEVLLGETPAQAAIVPTGRAGLDLLPATPDLAGTAISLTPMLARETRLLRAIEPIAGQYDIILIDCPPSLGLLTINGLTAADRVLIPLQCEFLALEGLAQLKETIELVRAQLNSRLEIGGVVMTMYDGRANLARQVVEEVRRYFPQRIFDTLIPRNIRLSEAPSHGELISEYDPQSRGAKAYAALTEELLRREEAGS, from the coding sequence ATGATTATTGCAGTTGCTAATCAAAAAGGCGGAGTTGGGAAAACCACAACCGCGATTAACGTCGGCGGGTACGCGGCCAAGAGCGGTCGGCGGGTGCTGGTGGTGGACATGGACCCACAGGGCAATGCCGCGACCTGCCTGGGCGTCGCCAAACACACGCTCGATCAAACCGTCGGCGAGGTGCTGCTGGGCGAAACACCAGCGCAGGCAGCGATCGTGCCGACCGGGCGGGCTGGACTCGATCTGCTACCGGCTACGCCCGATCTGGCAGGCACAGCTATCAGCCTGACGCCGATGCTGGCGCGAGAAACCCGGTTGCTGCGAGCGATCGAGCCAATCGCCGGGCAGTACGACATCATCTTGATCGACTGTCCTCCGTCGCTGGGGCTGCTGACGATCAACGGCCTGACTGCTGCCGACCGGGTGCTGATTCCGCTCCAGTGTGAGTTTTTGGCGCTGGAAGGGCTGGCACAGCTCAAAGAGACGATCGAGCTGGTGCGCGCTCAGCTCAACAGTCGGCTAGAGATCGGCGGCGTGGTCATGACGATGTACGATGGACGAGCCAACCTTGCGCGGCAGGTAGTCGAAGAGGTGCGGCGCTACTTCCCACAGCGGATCTTCGATACGCTGATTCCGCGCAACATTCGTCTGAGCGAAGCGCCCAGCCACGGCGAGCTTATCTCTGAATACGATCCGCAGAGCCGCGGCGCGAAGGCGTACGCCGCCCTGACCGAAGAACTCTTACGGCGCGAGGAGGCTGGATCATGA
- a CDS encoding ParB/RepB/Spo0J family partition protein, with amino-acid sequence MRKRGLGSGFGGLIAPAPTEQAALQEVSVAAIVPNPHQPRAVFDPAALDELTESIKQHGILQPLVVTRLSSGDYQLIAGERRLRAARQAGLDAVPVVIKEASAQQQLELALIENIQRADLDPIEEARAYAMLEDQFGLKHGEIAQRVGKSRSTISETLGLLKLPLEVQEMVSAGRLTPGHANILVGLRDPQKEIAAARHIAEQGLSVRRTEQYIAQLSMADGRELASSKKHQPNRATPEDESVVRTLEEHLNGVRVQLVRTGRGGRLVIHFDDEEMLSGLYDRLMGL; translated from the coding sequence ATGAGAAAACGCGGTTTAGGCAGCGGCTTCGGCGGCTTGATCGCGCCCGCGCCCACAGAGCAGGCTGCGCTGCAAGAGGTGTCGGTAGCGGCGATCGTGCCCAACCCGCACCAGCCCCGCGCGGTATTCGATCCGGCTGCGCTCGACGAGCTAACGGAGTCTATCAAACAGCACGGCATCTTGCAGCCGCTAGTCGTCACGCGGTTATCCTCCGGCGACTACCAGCTAATCGCGGGTGAGCGCCGCCTGCGCGCGGCCAGACAGGCTGGTCTGGACGCTGTGCCGGTGGTGATCAAAGAGGCATCGGCTCAGCAGCAGCTTGAGCTGGCGCTGATCGAGAATATTCAGCGGGCCGATCTCGATCCGATCGAGGAGGCGCGCGCCTATGCGATGCTGGAAGACCAGTTTGGGCTGAAGCACGGCGAGATCGCCCAGCGCGTCGGCAAAAGCCGCTCGACCATCTCGGAGACGCTGGGGCTGCTCAAGCTGCCGCTCGAAGTGCAAGAGATGGTGTCGGCGGGGCGGCTTACGCCAGGGCACGCGAATATACTGGTGGGGCTGCGCGATCCACAGAAAGAGATCGCCGCGGCGCGTCACATTGCCGAGCAGGGCTTGAGCGTACGCCGCACCGAGCAATATATCGCACAGCTCAGCATGGCTGATGGCAGAGAACTTGCTTCGAGTAAAAAACACCAGCCAAATCGTGCAACACCAGAGGATGAATCGGTCGTCAGAACTCTTGAAGAGCATTTAAATGGGGTGAGAGTACAACTGGTGCGTACCGGACGCGGCGGTCGTCTCGTTATTCATTTTGACGATGAAGAAATGCTGAGCGGCCTGTACGATCGGCTGATGGGGCTGTAA
- a CDS encoding glycosyltransferase, giving the protein MIQRVALVSPYDFARNGGVTEHVQHLAKQLRQRNIDVTILAPSSRPDLAEPGLVSLGTVMPIPINGSVARTTLSPAVADEVSALLARNRFDVIHLHEPLAPMLPLSVLNASPSPNVGTFHASGERSLGYAASRKLLNWLAQRLTVRVAVSPAAARFAQQYFAGEYTIIPNGVDTERFNTRVEPLPGLRTEQPTILFVGRFEEPRKGFNMLLPAFAEVQRYIPQARMLVVGRGDPGPFEEQARALGVRNLVFEGVVSAEDLPRYYRSVDVLCAPSTGQESFGIILAEAMSSGCPVVASDIEGYAQVVTHRREGLLVPPCQPDALAVGLLQILGDQLLRQQLASAGPETAAQYAWTDVSQRVIDVYERACFLAHRAKARSFSTSSGVLLPKAPTLLATPGTALLASPVVQLAPPTTLYNETQGATPMLTEPIEARVRAITQRVVGHVLGRSGITPNMLTMLGLVLTVGVTATLATGHLVWGGVLVLLTSAFDMLDGALARSKEQQSTFGAFFDSTIDRYSEALIFLGLLLHYQQVPASHFELTFVYLAIVGSLMVSYTRARAEALGIECKVGILARPERVILLSLGLIIGWLHVTLAILALFTNFTAAQRIYHVWFQTEGKQRRAAKVTQRRSWFASRDQSPS; this is encoded by the coding sequence ATGATTCAGCGAGTTGCGCTCGTGTCGCCGTACGATTTCGCCCGGAATGGCGGCGTGACCGAGCATGTGCAGCATCTTGCAAAACAGCTACGCCAGCGCAACATCGACGTAACGATCCTCGCGCCTTCCTCACGGCCCGATCTAGCCGAGCCGGGTCTTGTCTCGCTCGGCACCGTCATGCCAATCCCGATCAATGGCTCGGTCGCCCGGACCACGCTCTCGCCCGCAGTTGCGGATGAGGTCAGCGCGCTGCTGGCGCGCAACCGTTTCGACGTCATCCATCTGCACGAGCCACTCGCGCCGATGCTGCCGCTGTCGGTGCTGAATGCCTCGCCGTCGCCGAATGTGGGAACCTTCCATGCTTCGGGCGAGCGCAGCCTGGGATACGCAGCCTCGCGGAAGCTCTTGAACTGGCTGGCGCAGCGTCTGACCGTGCGGGTAGCGGTATCGCCTGCTGCGGCGCGCTTTGCCCAGCAGTATTTTGCCGGAGAATACACGATCATCCCCAACGGCGTCGATACGGAGCGCTTCAATACCCGTGTCGAGCCGCTTCCGGGCCTGCGCACCGAACAGCCAACGATCTTATTCGTCGGTCGGTTCGAGGAGCCGCGCAAAGGCTTCAATATGCTCCTGCCCGCCTTCGCCGAGGTTCAGCGCTACATACCCCAGGCACGGATGCTGGTGGTCGGTCGCGGCGATCCAGGCCCCTTCGAGGAGCAGGCACGGGCGCTGGGCGTGCGCAACCTCGTCTTTGAAGGCGTCGTCTCAGCCGAAGATCTGCCGCGCTACTACCGCTCGGTCGATGTATTATGCGCGCCTTCAACGGGGCAGGAGAGCTTTGGGATCATCCTGGCTGAGGCCATGAGCAGCGGCTGTCCGGTCGTGGCCTCCGATATCGAAGGCTATGCCCAGGTTGTCACCCACCGGCGCGAAGGCTTGCTTGTCCCGCCCTGTCAGCCCGACGCGCTCGCCGTCGGGCTGCTCCAGATCCTCGGCGATCAGCTGTTGCGCCAGCAGCTTGCAAGCGCAGGACCCGAAACCGCAGCACAGTATGCGTGGACGGATGTCAGCCAGCGCGTGATCGACGTGTATGAGCGCGCCTGTTTCCTGGCGCATAGGGCAAAGGCTCGATCGTTTTCCACCTCATCGGGTGTCCTGCTGCCAAAAGCGCCGACGCTCTTAGCCACGCCTGGAACCGCGCTTCTGGCATCGCCAGTTGTTCAGTTAGCCCCGCCTACGACATTGTATAATGAGACACAAGGAGCTACGCCTATGTTGACCGAGCCCATTGAAGCGCGTGTACGCGCGATTACACAGCGGGTTGTCGGACATGTGCTCGGTCGCTCCGGCATCACCCCTAATATGCTGACCATGCTAGGTCTTGTGCTGACGGTTGGTGTTACTGCAACGCTGGCAACCGGGCATCTCGTATGGGGCGGTGTGCTGGTGTTGTTGACAAGCGCGTTCGATATGCTTGACGGAGCGCTCGCCCGATCGAAAGAGCAGCAGAGCACATTTGGTGCATTTTTCGACTCGACGATCGATCGCTACTCTGAGGCGCTGATCTTCCTTGGTCTGTTACTGCACTATCAGCAGGTGCCCGCGTCTCATTTCGAGCTAACATTTGTGTACCTGGCGATCGTCGGCTCGCTGATGGTAAGCTATACGCGCGCGCGGGCTGAGGCGCTGGGGATCGAATGTAAAGTTGGTATTCTTGCGCGGCCCGAACGGGTGATTTTGCTCTCGCTGGGCCTGATCATCGGCTGGCTGCATGTCACACTGGCGATTCTGGCGCTGTTCACGAACTTCACGGCGGCGCAGCGGATCTACCATGTCTGGTTCCAGACCGAAGGCAAGCAGCGCCGAGCGGCGAAGGTGACGCAGCGGCGTAGCTGGTTCGCCTCGCGCGATCAGTCGCCATCTTGA